In Acidobacteriota bacterium, a genomic segment contains:
- a CDS encoding DUF4433 domain-containing protein, producing MSGTLELTPERARIFRITHIDNVPWILANGLHCGSSDVCDPGFIQIGNPELITKRTTKAVPIPPGGTLHDYVPFYFTPFSPMLYNIKTGWNGITARPMREIVILVSSLRALTDNDVSFVFTDRHAYLAAAQFSSSPSELADRIDWAILQQRDFARDPNDPGKFERYQAEALAHGHVPLAAVTGVVCHGPAEATHLLGLVRDNGASLSVVSRPGWFF from the coding sequence ATGTCCGGGACGCTCGAGTTGACGCCCGAACGGGCCCGCATCTTCCGAATCACGCACATCGACAACGTGCCGTGGATTCTGGCTAATGGCCTGCACTGCGGTAGCTCGGATGTCTGCGACCCAGGATTCATTCAGATCGGTAACCCGGAGCTCATCACGAAGAGGACGACGAAGGCAGTTCCGATTCCGCCTGGAGGTACCCTTCACGACTACGTCCCGTTCTACTTCACGCCGTTTTCGCCGATGCTGTACAACATCAAGACCGGCTGGAACGGCATCACTGCTCGGCCGATGCGGGAGATCGTGATCCTCGTGTCGTCGCTCCGGGCGCTGACGGACAACGACGTGAGCTTCGTCTTCACCGACAGGCATGCGTATCTCGCAGCTGCGCAGTTCTCGTCCAGCCCTTCAGAACTCGCCGATCGAATCGATTGGGCGATTTTGCAGCAGCGCGATTTCGCCCGTGATCCCAACGATCCTGGCAAGTTCGAGCGGTACCAAGCCGAAGCGCTGGCGCACGGCCACGTGCCCCTGGCCGCAGTGACCGGAGTCGTGTGCCACGGTCCGGCGGAAGCCACGCATCTTCTTGGCCTGGTGCGGGATAATGGTGCTAGTCTCTCGGTCGTCTCCCGGCCGGGGTGGTTCTTCTGA
- a CDS encoding macro domain-containing protein: MLRYAKGNLLAAPADALVNTVNEVGVMGKGIALMFKEGYPEASAEYEREAKAGRIKVGSVLAVPNQRLVGPRWIVHFPTKKHWRHPSKLEWVRTGLRDLVRVIHEKDIKSIALPPLGCGNGGLDWELVKREIEAAAAEVPDVDILVFAPTNEYQNTAKREGVEDLTPARALIAELVRRYAVLGLECTNLEVQKLAWFLDRWIKSLGIEDPLKLDFQANRYGPYADRLRHLLNGLDGSYLHCQKRLSDAGPLDLIWFEDAKRERLEAFLATPEAAPFLPALEQTSALIDGFESPLGMELLATVDWLLQNGAEPTTPSVRESLVEWPGGRAAGQRKRKLFDNRLVGLAIERLASSRL; the protein is encoded by the coding sequence ATGCTGCGCTACGCGAAAGGCAACCTGCTCGCGGCTCCCGCCGATGCACTCGTCAACACAGTGAACGAGGTCGGCGTGATGGGCAAAGGCATCGCCCTGATGTTCAAGGAGGGCTACCCAGAGGCGTCTGCCGAGTACGAGCGTGAGGCCAAGGCCGGGCGCATCAAGGTCGGAAGCGTGCTGGCGGTACCCAACCAGCGCCTGGTCGGCCCGCGGTGGATTGTCCACTTCCCGACCAAGAAGCACTGGCGGCACCCGTCGAAGCTGGAATGGGTCCGGACGGGCCTGCGCGACCTCGTTCGTGTCATTCACGAGAAGGACATCAAGTCTATCGCCCTGCCTCCCCTCGGTTGCGGCAACGGTGGGCTCGACTGGGAGCTCGTGAAGCGCGAAATCGAGGCGGCCGCGGCTGAAGTCCCCGACGTGGACATCCTTGTGTTCGCGCCAACGAACGAGTACCAGAACACCGCCAAACGCGAAGGGGTGGAGGACCTCACACCGGCCCGGGCACTCATCGCGGAGCTGGTGCGAAGGTACGCCGTGCTCGGGTTGGAGTGCACGAATCTTGAAGTACAGAAGCTTGCGTGGTTCCTCGACCGCTGGATTAAGAGCTTGGGCATCGAGGATCCGCTGAAGCTCGATTTTCAGGCGAACAGGTACGGGCCATACGCCGATCGACTCAGGCACCTTCTGAACGGCCTCGACGGCAGCTACCTGCACTGCCAGAAACGCCTCAGTGACGCCGGCCCACTGGACCTGATCTGGTTCGAGGATGCCAAGCGGGAACGCTTGGAAGCGTTCTTGGCCACGCCGGAGGCCGCGCCCTTCTTGCCGGCTCTTGAGCAAACGTCGGCGCTGATCGACGGCTTCGAGTCGCCGCTCGGCATGGAGTTGCTCGCAACCGTAGATTGGCTCTTGCAGAATGGCGCGGAGCCGACGACGCCTTCGGTCCGTGAGAGCCTTGTCGAGTGGCCGGGCGGTCGCGCAGCCGGTCAGCGAAAGCGGAAGCTCTTCGACAACAGACTCGTCGGGCTGGCGATTGAGCGGTTGGCCTCGTCGCGACTCTAG
- a CDS encoding RNA-directed DNA polymerase — protein MPPRPATLAELLEKGYFPRELPPPFKTADFAAYAPAHAGQWGKARWTRCVRHNLARPGGLRRPLGIPNPLSYYRLADLLVSNWTAIRALTWTHRLSASRPYVMKSSPRAIVPRYRYAELPRLRALRRRAARYLLKTDISQFYPSLYTHAVPWALHGKQQAKTALTTKNKGAHLLGNKIDKALSAMNDGQTHGVPIGPDASLVVAEMVLAAADDLLVTRCKGLIRGFRYVDDYELPFATLRDGEQVLADIQGVLSEYELALNPRKTGIQELPQALDGRWASDVSRFRLRDSGHPTAQRNDLVALFSLAFDAAASYPEDSVLKYAVARVRSLDVSAGAWRTFQNCLLGAASADSSTLPTVLGTLHQVSVATGNAVSKVPLAEVCESIVLRHAPRGQGSEVAWALWAVCAWKLSLSADALNAVSGMDDDVVALLAMYAESQGLFGPGGIDKTKWSTLAADPQALGSEHWLLAYEANRNGWLPAPAVATDPAFAGMHAAGVAFFDGAECVPRYPAAASALPGGELPDFYA, from the coding sequence ATGCCGCCACGTCCAGCGACGCTCGCCGAGTTGCTCGAGAAGGGCTACTTCCCGCGCGAGTTGCCCCCACCGTTCAAGACGGCGGACTTCGCGGCCTATGCGCCAGCTCACGCGGGCCAGTGGGGCAAGGCCCGCTGGACGCGCTGCGTCAGGCACAACCTCGCTCGTCCTGGTGGCCTTCGTCGCCCGCTTGGCATCCCGAATCCGCTCTCGTACTACCGCCTTGCTGACCTGCTCGTGTCGAACTGGACAGCCATCAGGGCTCTGACATGGACCCATCGCCTGTCGGCAAGCCGACCCTACGTGATGAAGTCCAGTCCTCGGGCGATCGTTCCCCGCTATCGTTACGCCGAGTTGCCGCGGCTGCGGGCCCTTCGGAGGCGAGCCGCCCGGTACCTGCTGAAGACGGACATCAGCCAGTTCTACCCGTCGCTCTATACCCACGCGGTTCCCTGGGCCTTGCACGGCAAGCAGCAGGCAAAGACCGCGCTGACGACGAAGAACAAGGGCGCGCACTTGCTCGGCAACAAGATCGATAAAGCGCTGAGCGCCATGAACGACGGCCAGACGCACGGCGTGCCGATCGGGCCAGATGCATCGCTGGTGGTCGCCGAAATGGTACTTGCGGCTGCCGACGACCTCCTGGTGACTCGATGCAAGGGGCTCATTCGCGGGTTCCGCTACGTCGACGACTACGAGCTTCCTTTCGCGACGCTCCGCGACGGCGAACAGGTGCTAGCGGATATCCAGGGCGTCCTTTCCGAGTACGAGCTGGCGCTCAACCCAAGGAAGACCGGGATACAGGAGCTGCCGCAAGCTCTGGATGGTCGCTGGGCGTCTGACGTGTCGCGCTTCCGGCTTCGAGACTCTGGCCATCCGACCGCCCAGCGCAACGATCTCGTAGCATTGTTCAGCCTTGCCTTCGACGCAGCGGCCTCATACCCAGAAGATTCCGTTCTCAAGTATGCAGTCGCGCGAGTCCGGTCGCTCGACGTGAGTGCGGGAGCTTGGCGGACGTTCCAGAATTGTCTACTTGGCGCCGCATCCGCAGATTCCTCGACGCTTCCAACGGTTCTCGGCACGCTCCACCAGGTCTCCGTGGCGACAGGGAATGCCGTCAGCAAGGTGCCACTGGCAGAGGTCTGCGAAAGTATCGTGCTGCGCCACGCTCCCCGTGGGCAAGGCAGCGAGGTGGCTTGGGCCCTCTGGGCGGTCTGCGCGTGGAAGCTCTCCTTGAGCGCCGATGCCCTCAACGCCGTCAGTGGCATGGACGACGACGTTGTGGCGCTGCTGGCCATGTACGCGGAGTCACAAGGCTTGTTCGGCCCTGGCGGCATCGACAAGACGAAGTGGTCCACGTTGGCGGCCGATCCGCAGGCTCTAGGCTCTGAACATTGGCTTCTTGCCTACGAAGCCAACCGGAATGGGTGGCTTCCCGCGCCGGCTGTAGCTACGGATCCAGCGTTCGCCGGGATGCACGCAGCTGGAGTTGCATTCTTCGACGGAGCCGAGTGCGTTCCCCGGTATCCTGCTGCTGCTTCGGCGCTCCCCGGAGGAGAACTGCCGGACTTCTACGCGTAG
- a CDS encoding helix-turn-helix domain-containing protein, with amino-acid sequence MNVQSTTRARAANDNDWPVLLTVDEAAALLRTTRRAMYAMVERRQLPGVVRIRRRVLFRTEALLDWVDQKSAPLPKE; translated from the coding sequence ATGAACGTTCAGTCGACCACGCGTGCACGCGCGGCCAACGACAACGACTGGCCCGTGCTCCTCACCGTCGACGAGGCCGCCGCGCTACTCCGCACGACCCGACGCGCGATGTACGCGATGGTCGAACGGCGCCAGTTGCCCGGCGTCGTCCGCATCCGTCGTCGGGTGCTCTTCCGCACGGAGGCACTGCTAGACTGGGTGGACCAGAAGTCCGCGCCATTGCCGAAGGAGTGA
- a CDS encoding site-specific integrase: MSVNIRRHPRGGWDVDISVLLPSGDRHRERRKLGASCSKTTAREWAERRERELLLTGPKTRKEVPTLEAFAPRFIEGYARANQQKPSGIAAKQSILRLHLISTLGARSLDAISNEQVQRLKLGLHDKSPKTVNNVLSVLSVLLKQAVEWGVLEKMPCSIRLMRVTRTDAAFHDFEAYERLLDAAQTIDPRSYLIALLGGEAGLRAGEIVALEWADVDLERRQIRVRHSDWCGELTAPKNGRIRFVGMTERLAAAIRQQRHLRSRRVLCKDDGTPLTRQGAWSRIRYAAKRAKVPTGVHILRHTFCSHLAMQGAPMRGVQELVGHQSLAMTQRYSHLTPASLDSTIRLLDNRPIRRAVGDNLETPEGRNS, translated from the coding sequence ATGAGCGTGAACATCAGACGGCATCCCCGCGGCGGTTGGGACGTGGACATCAGCGTCCTGCTTCCGTCCGGGGATCGGCATCGTGAACGGCGCAAGCTGGGCGCGAGCTGCTCGAAGACAACGGCCAGGGAGTGGGCCGAGCGGCGGGAGCGAGAGCTCCTGCTGACGGGCCCGAAGACACGGAAGGAGGTGCCGACGCTGGAAGCGTTCGCGCCGCGGTTCATCGAAGGCTACGCGCGCGCAAACCAACAGAAGCCGAGCGGGATCGCAGCCAAGCAGTCGATTCTGCGGTTGCACCTGATCTCGACGCTCGGTGCCCGATCGCTCGACGCGATCAGCAACGAGCAGGTGCAGCGGTTGAAGTTGGGCCTGCACGACAAGTCGCCGAAGACGGTCAACAACGTGCTGAGCGTTCTCAGCGTGCTGTTGAAGCAGGCGGTGGAATGGGGCGTGCTGGAGAAGATGCCCTGCTCGATTCGCCTGATGCGGGTGACGCGCACGGACGCCGCGTTTCACGACTTCGAGGCGTACGAGCGGTTGCTGGACGCGGCGCAAACGATCGACCCGCGCAGCTACCTGATCGCGCTCCTCGGTGGCGAAGCGGGACTACGGGCGGGCGAGATCGTGGCCCTCGAATGGGCCGACGTCGATCTCGAGCGACGGCAGATTCGGGTGCGGCACTCGGATTGGTGCGGTGAACTGACGGCGCCGAAGAACGGGCGCATTCGGTTCGTTGGGATGACCGAACGGTTGGCAGCGGCGATTCGCCAGCAGCGGCATCTCCGAAGCCGTCGCGTCCTCTGCAAGGACGACGGCACACCGCTCACGCGGCAAGGCGCTTGGTCACGTATTCGCTATGCGGCCAAGCGGGCAAAGGTGCCGACCGGCGTTCACATCCTGCGTCACACGTTCTGCTCGCACCTGGCGATGCAGGGCGCGCCGATGCGAGGCGTGCAGGAGCTCGTCGGACACCAGAGCCTGGCGATGACGCAGCGGTACTCGCACCTGACGCCGGCGTCGCTCGACTCGACGATCAGACTGCTCGACAACCGGCCGATCCGTCGCGCGGTTGGAGACAATCTGGAGACGCCAGAGGGTCGAAACTCGTAG
- a CDS encoding dihydrofolate reductase: MPRVRYQVASSLDGFIAAEDGNYDWIPMDPAIDFGALFAQFDTLVMGRKTFETMQAYEGGGSDAGVYGKETYVFSTTLDANAHPNIHMVRGDITGVIATLRAQRGRKDIWLFGGGNLFRQCIDLGLVDSVEVAVVPVLLGSGIPLLPKGSRVTLALTGQRTYEGSGTVLLEYAVKR, encoded by the coding sequence ATGCCGCGGGTGCGCTATCAGGTGGCCTCGAGCCTCGACGGCTTCATCGCGGCAGAGGACGGCAACTACGACTGGATCCCGATGGATCCGGCCATCGACTTCGGCGCCTTGTTCGCACAGTTCGACACGCTCGTCATGGGTCGCAAGACGTTCGAGACGATGCAGGCCTACGAGGGTGGCGGCAGCGATGCGGGCGTGTACGGCAAGGAGACCTACGTCTTCTCCACGACGCTCGACGCGAATGCGCACCCGAACATTCACATGGTGCGCGGCGACATCACCGGCGTCATCGCCACGCTGCGCGCGCAGCGCGGCCGCAAGGACATCTGGCTGTTCGGCGGCGGCAACCTGTTCCGCCAGTGCATCGATCTCGGCCTGGTGGACTCGGTCGAAGTCGCCGTCGTGCCGGTGCTGCTCGGCTCGGGCATTCCGCTGCTCCCCAAGGGGTCGCGCGTGACGTTGGCGCTGACCGGACAACGGACGTACGAGGGAAGCGGGACGGTGCTGCTCGAGTACGCGGTTAAACGGTAA